Proteins encoded in a region of the Egibacteraceae bacterium genome:
- the ruvX gene encoding Holliday junction resolvase RuvX: MGRVLGVDVGTVRVGLAVSDPGEVVATPVGAIPAAEEPAALAAAVAAAAAEHGCRRVVVGLPRGMSGRDTASTARARAVARALGDEGLQVSLWDERLSSAEAERVLLAAGRRRGQRRTERDQVAAAIVLQGWLDAQRRPRE, translated from the coding sequence ATGGGCCGGGTCCTCGGGGTGGACGTCGGTACGGTGCGCGTCGGGCTGGCGGTGAGTGACCCGGGCGAGGTCGTCGCGACGCCGGTGGGCGCCATCCCGGCGGCCGAGGAGCCCGCGGCGCTCGCCGCCGCCGTGGCCGCTGCGGCGGCGGAGCACGGCTGCCGGCGGGTTGTCGTCGGCCTCCCGCGGGGTATGTCCGGGCGAGACACCGCGTCCACCGCCCGCGCACGGGCCGTCGCCCGCGCGCTCGGCGACGAAGGGCTGCAGGTCAGCCTGTGGGACGAGCGCCTGAGCTCGGCCGAGGCCGAGCGGGTGCTCCTCGCAGCGGGCAGGCGTCGGGGGCAGCGCCGGACCGAACGGGATCAGGTCGCCGCGGCCATCGTCCTGCAGGGATGGTTGGACGCTCAGCGCAGACCGAGGGAGTGA
- the alaS gene encoding alanine--tRNA ligase, with the protein MRSTDIRRTFLDFFAARDHRVWPSSSLIPNDPTLLLTVAGMVQFKPYFLGEATPRHPRAASVQKCARTVDIENVGMTTRHLTFFEMLGNFSFGDYFKREAISWAWEISVSPPPQGFGFDPERIWATVYTQDDEAEQLWLSETDIAPDRVQRRGKEDNFWSTGAAGPCGPCSELYYDRGRDHGRDGGPVVDESRFMEYWNLVFMQFERDDAGGLLGELPRQNVDTGMGLERMAVLLQDVPNVYETDVLRPILERAAEVTGVAYEGGGTADRHPRDVSLRVIAEHARCAGFLIADGVLPSNEARGYVLRRLLRRAVRHARILGQERPIMPAMMESVIATLGDAWPELREQAELISRVARAEEEGFARTLRTGLSMLDQAIAHAKQQGAAELPGDTAFALHDTYGFPVDLTLEIAAEHGLELDRDAFAEHMEAQRARARAAGAGGGERRGPDLDTYRLAAGTVGPVRFVGYTDEAADTRLGALLTTSGLVEHAEEGDELEVVLPTTPFYAEGGGQLGDHGIITTDTGRIEVLDTLAPVDGLVVHRARVAAGEVHTGQDAHAEIDRARRASIRRGHTATHILHATLKDVVGDHAAQAGSAIDAGRFRFDFPHFEAVTRDQVAELEERVNTRIAADPEVRTVETSQEEARRLGAIALFGEKYGEHVRVVEIGDFSRELCGGTHVGHAAEVGMFTVLSEGSIAANLRRIEAVTGPEAFAYLSRERLIADEVARMLKVSTDELPGRVADLLERLRATEKEMARVRRQALMASAGSLLERAERVDGAQVLAATVEGADRDSLKLLATDLRNRMASGVVVLGSATPDGNAQLFAAVTPDLAGRLAARDVLAAGARAVGGGAGGKGDTAQAGGRHGARLAEAIEASRRAAREALQR; encoded by the coding sequence ATGCGCTCGACCGACATCCGCCGCACGTTCCTCGACTTCTTCGCCGCACGCGACCATCGCGTGTGGCCGTCGTCGTCGCTCATCCCCAACGACCCGACCCTGCTGCTCACCGTCGCCGGCATGGTCCAGTTCAAGCCGTACTTCCTCGGCGAGGCGACGCCGCGCCACCCTCGGGCGGCGAGCGTGCAGAAGTGCGCCCGGACCGTCGACATCGAGAACGTCGGGATGACCACCCGCCACCTCACCTTCTTCGAGATGCTCGGCAACTTCAGCTTCGGCGACTACTTCAAGCGCGAGGCGATCAGCTGGGCCTGGGAGATCTCGGTGTCCCCCCCGCCCCAGGGGTTCGGCTTCGACCCCGAACGGATCTGGGCCACGGTCTACACCCAGGACGACGAGGCGGAGCAGCTGTGGCTGTCCGAGACCGACATCGCCCCCGATCGGGTGCAGCGGCGCGGCAAGGAGGACAACTTCTGGTCGACCGGCGCGGCAGGGCCCTGCGGCCCGTGCTCCGAGCTCTACTACGACCGCGGCCGCGACCACGGCCGCGACGGCGGCCCGGTCGTCGACGAGTCGCGGTTCATGGAGTACTGGAACCTCGTCTTCATGCAGTTCGAGCGCGACGACGCCGGGGGGCTCCTCGGTGAGCTGCCGCGGCAGAACGTCGACACCGGCATGGGCCTGGAGCGCATGGCCGTGCTCCTGCAGGACGTGCCGAACGTCTACGAGACCGACGTCCTGCGCCCGATCCTCGAACGGGCGGCGGAGGTGACCGGTGTCGCCTACGAGGGTGGCGGCACCGCGGATCGTCACCCCCGTGACGTGTCCCTGCGGGTCATCGCCGAGCATGCACGCTGCGCCGGCTTCCTCATCGCCGACGGGGTGCTGCCGAGCAACGAGGCGCGCGGCTACGTCCTGCGTCGGCTGCTGCGGCGCGCGGTGCGGCACGCCCGCATCCTCGGTCAGGAGCGCCCGATCATGCCGGCGATGATGGAATCGGTCATCGCCACCCTCGGGGATGCGTGGCCGGAGCTGCGGGAGCAGGCCGAGCTCATCAGCCGCGTCGCGAGAGCCGAGGAGGAGGGCTTCGCTCGCACGCTGCGGACGGGTCTGTCGATGCTCGACCAGGCCATCGCCCACGCGAAGCAGCAGGGCGCGGCGGAGCTGCCCGGCGACACCGCCTTCGCGCTGCACGACACCTACGGCTTCCCCGTGGACCTCACCCTGGAGATCGCGGCGGAGCATGGCCTCGAGCTCGACCGCGACGCGTTCGCCGAGCACATGGAGGCCCAGCGTGCCCGTGCGCGGGCCGCGGGCGCCGGGGGCGGCGAGCGGCGCGGACCGGATCTCGACACCTACCGGTTGGCCGCGGGCACGGTCGGCCCGGTCCGGTTCGTCGGCTACACCGACGAGGCGGCCGACACCCGGCTGGGCGCGCTGCTCACCACCTCCGGGCTCGTCGAGCACGCGGAGGAGGGCGACGAGCTCGAGGTCGTGCTGCCGACCACGCCGTTCTACGCCGAGGGCGGCGGCCAGCTCGGCGACCACGGGATCATCACGACCGACACGGGCCGCATCGAGGTGCTCGACACCCTGGCGCCCGTCGACGGGCTCGTCGTGCACCGTGCCCGCGTCGCCGCGGGCGAGGTCCACACCGGCCAGGACGCCCACGCGGAGATCGACCGGGCCCGCCGCGCGTCGATCCGGCGCGGGCACACCGCGACGCACATCCTGCATGCCACGCTCAAGGACGTCGTCGGCGACCACGCGGCGCAGGCCGGGTCGGCGATCGACGCGGGGCGGTTCCGGTTCGACTTCCCCCACTTCGAGGCGGTCACCCGCGATCAGGTCGCCGAGCTGGAGGAGCGGGTGAACACCCGTATCGCCGCCGACCCCGAGGTCCGCACCGTGGAGACGTCCCAGGAGGAGGCGCGGCGCCTCGGCGCCATCGCCCTGTTCGGGGAGAAGTACGGCGAGCACGTGCGGGTCGTGGAGATCGGCGACTTCTCCCGGGAGCTGTGCGGGGGGACGCACGTCGGCCACGCGGCGGAGGTCGGGATGTTCACCGTCCTGAGCGAGGGGTCGATCGCCGCGAACCTCCGGCGCATCGAGGCGGTCACCGGACCGGAGGCCTTCGCGTACCTCTCGCGCGAGCGGCTCATCGCCGACGAGGTCGCCCGCATGCTGAAGGTGTCGACGGACGAGCTGCCCGGGCGGGTCGCGGACCTCCTGGAGCGCCTCCGCGCGACGGAGAAGGAGATGGCGCGGGTCCGCCGGCAGGCGCTCATGGCGAGCGCGGGGTCGCTGCTCGAGCGTGCGGAGCGTGTGGACGGCGCGCAGGTGCTCGCGGCGACCGTGGAGGGCGCCGACCGCGACAGCCTGAAGCTCCTCGCCACCGACCTGCGCAACCGCATGGCCTCGGGCGTCGTCGTGCTCGGCAGCGCCACCCCCGACGGGAACGCCCAGCTGTTCGCCGCGGTCACGCCCGACCTCGCCGGTCGGCTCGCGGCCCGCGACGTGCTCGCTGCCGGTGCGCGCGCCGTCGGCGGAGGCGCGGGAGGCAAGGGCGACACCGCGCAGGCCGGCGGGCGGCACGGCGCGCGGCTGGCCGAGGCGATCGAGGCGTCGCGGCGGGCGGCGCGCGAGGCGCTGCAGCGCTAG
- a CDS encoding peptidoglycan-binding protein, protein MSTRVIYMILVLSAALAAGAGAATLGGSGHEPVLDITFPIIGPAEVADDYGARRSGGARAHRATDVFAPMGTPVHAVAAGKVSWMPGRHPTAGYALHIRDDAGRVYAYYHLGPHTGTAAQAYARGVAEGVRVARGQVIGYVGDSGNAAGGRPHLHLEIHDDRVVDPHGTNRLNPYPSLAEARRRGDYPGAGSTSRGGARAGVLRLGDRGRAVAAWQAELNTVRVTALTVDGAFGPQTHRATRELQEAAGIAVDGVVGPQTRAALAARAPSAGVLRRGDRGPAVRAWQQQLNGVRERPIGVDAVFGPQTDRATRAFQRAAGIADDGVVGPRTRAAMSRR, encoded by the coding sequence ATGTCAACAAGAGTCATCTACATGATCCTAGTGTTGTCTGCAGCCCTCGCGGCCGGCGCGGGAGCGGCAACACTCGGCGGGTCCGGCCACGAGCCCGTGCTCGACATCACCTTCCCGATCATCGGGCCTGCCGAGGTCGCCGACGACTACGGGGCCCGCCGGTCGGGCGGCGCTCGGGCGCACCGGGCCACCGACGTCTTCGCGCCGATGGGCACACCGGTGCACGCGGTGGCCGCGGGCAAGGTCAGCTGGATGCCCGGCCGGCACCCCACGGCGGGCTACGCCCTGCACATCCGCGACGACGCGGGGCGCGTGTACGCCTACTACCACCTCGGTCCCCACACCGGCACCGCGGCGCAGGCGTACGCGCGGGGTGTCGCCGAAGGTGTCCGGGTGGCTCGCGGCCAGGTGATCGGCTACGTCGGAGACTCGGGCAACGCCGCCGGAGGCCGACCGCACCTGCACCTGGAGATCCACGACGACCGGGTCGTCGACCCGCACGGCACGAACCGGCTCAATCCCTATCCCTCGCTGGCCGAGGCGCGGCGACGGGGCGACTACCCGGGCGCAGGGTCGACGTCGCGCGGCGGCGCTCGCGCGGGCGTGCTGCGGCTCGGCGACCGCGGCCGCGCGGTGGCGGCGTGGCAGGCGGAGCTCAACACCGTGCGCGTGACCGCCCTCACGGTCGACGGGGCCTTCGGTCCGCAGACGCACCGGGCGACCCGTGAGCTCCAGGAGGCCGCCGGCATCGCCGTCGACGGCGTCGTGGGGCCCCAGACCCGTGCGGCACTCGCCGCCCGCGCGCCCTCCGCGGGGGTGCTGCGTCGCGGCGACCGGGGCCCCGCCGTGCGCGCCTGGCAGCAGCAGCTGAACGGCGTCCGGGAGCGACCCATCGGCGTCGACGCGGTCTTCGGCCCGCAGACCGACCGGGCCACCCGGGCGTTCCAGCGCGCCGCCGGCATCGCCGACGACGGCGTCGTCGGTCCCCGGACCCGCGCCGCGATGTCGCGACGCTGA
- the aroE gene encoding shikimate dehydrogenase, whose amino-acid sequence MTTSRTRLVCLLGHPVAHSISPEIHTAAFSAAGVDAAYLACDVAAERLAEAVRGLRALAFLGANVTVPHKRAVLGLVDAGTPEAEAVGAANTLFWEGDRLLADNTDAAGLQSVLEQELRLDAGATAVILGAGGAARAAAVALGRLGARVEVVARREDAAREVAALARRLGADTGPVTDPHVVVNATPLGLQGEALPERFMRLGPGQVALDLVYGPTDTPFLAAARATGAEAHDGTGMLVAQAARAFERWTGGAAPLEAMRAAALAALGR is encoded by the coding sequence GTGACGACGTCGCGCACGCGGCTCGTGTGCCTGCTCGGACACCCGGTCGCGCACAGCATCTCGCCCGAGATCCACACCGCGGCATTCTCCGCGGCGGGCGTCGACGCCGCGTACCTCGCCTGCGACGTCGCCGCGGAGCGGCTGGCGGAGGCGGTGCGGGGGCTGCGCGCGCTCGCGTTCCTCGGCGCGAACGTCACCGTGCCGCACAAGCGTGCGGTCCTCGGCCTCGTGGACGCCGGCACCCCCGAGGCGGAGGCCGTCGGTGCGGCGAACACGCTGTTCTGGGAGGGCGACCGGCTGCTCGCCGACAACACCGACGCAGCCGGACTCCAGAGCGTGCTCGAGCAGGAGCTGCGCCTCGACGCGGGCGCGACAGCGGTGATCCTCGGAGCCGGTGGAGCCGCGCGGGCGGCAGCGGTGGCGCTCGGGCGCCTCGGCGCGCGCGTGGAGGTCGTCGCCCGCCGGGAGGACGCCGCGCGCGAGGTGGCCGCACTCGCCCGGCGGCTCGGCGCGGACACCGGTCCCGTCACGGACCCGCACGTGGTCGTGAACGCCACCCCCCTCGGACTGCAGGGCGAGGCGCTGCCCGAGCGGTTCATGCGCCTCGGGCCCGGCCAGGTCGCGCTCGACCTCGTCTACGGGCCCACCGACACGCCGTTCCTCGCGGCGGCCCGGGCCACGGGGGCCGAGGCGCACGACGGGACCGGCATGCTCGTCGCACAGGCCGCGCGCGCATTCGAGCGGTGGACCGGCGGCGCGGCCCCCCTCGAGGCCATGCGGGCGGCGGCCCTCGCCGCCCTCGGGCGATGA
- the mltG gene encoding endolytic transglycosylase MltG: MALSKGSKGFLLALVVVGVLLAAGVAALGALTGGGSGEGEPVTVEIPEGIGASAVGDILADAGVVRSAVAFKIAARFDERAERIRTGTYRLRTGMGTDAALEELAAGEGQRRADSFRVTIPEGRTVTQTLERIAEAEGSPFTVSQLEAALTSVPLPDWVPSGLPEGPRDFAQYEGLLFPDTYEFRTDATAEDVLDRLVERTEDILESVDVPEGFTRYEVLILASLIEREARLPDEQRLVSAVLHNRLERPMRLQIDATVIYAHGEHLDRVLNRHLEIDSPWNTYRYDGLPPTPISGSGESAIRAAADPADEDYLYYVVVDPETGEHGFSRTLEEHNAKVREARQRRAE; this comes from the coding sequence ATGGCATTGTCGAAGGGCTCGAAGGGGTTCCTCCTCGCACTCGTCGTCGTCGGCGTGCTGCTCGCCGCTGGCGTGGCCGCCCTCGGGGCGCTCACGGGCGGCGGCTCCGGGGAGGGCGAGCCGGTGACGGTGGAGATCCCCGAGGGCATCGGCGCGTCGGCCGTCGGCGACATCCTCGCCGACGCGGGCGTCGTGCGCTCCGCGGTCGCGTTCAAGATCGCCGCCCGCTTCGACGAGCGGGCGGAGCGCATCCGCACGGGCACCTATCGGCTGCGGACCGGGATGGGAACCGACGCCGCGCTCGAGGAGCTCGCCGCGGGGGAGGGCCAGCGGCGGGCGGACAGCTTCCGCGTGACGATCCCCGAAGGCCGCACCGTCACCCAGACGCTCGAGCGCATCGCCGAGGCGGAGGGCTCGCCCTTCACCGTGTCGCAGCTCGAAGCGGCCCTGACGAGCGTGCCGCTACCCGACTGGGTCCCGAGCGGCCTTCCCGAGGGGCCGCGTGACTTCGCGCAGTACGAGGGGCTGCTGTTCCCCGACACCTACGAGTTTCGTACCGACGCCACCGCCGAGGACGTCCTCGACCGCCTCGTGGAGCGCACGGAGGACATCCTCGAGTCGGTCGACGTGCCCGAGGGCTTCACGCGCTACGAGGTGCTCATCCTCGCGTCGCTCATCGAGCGGGAGGCGCGGCTCCCCGACGAGCAGCGGCTCGTCAGCGCGGTGCTGCACAACCGGCTCGAGCGGCCCATGCGGCTCCAGATTGACGCGACGGTCATCTACGCCCACGGCGAGCACCTCGACCGGGTGCTCAACCGGCATCTCGAGATCGACTCCCCCTGGAACACCTACCGCTACGACGGCCTGCCCCCCACCCCCATATCGGGCTCGGGGGAGTCCGCCATCCGCGCCGCGGCGGACCCCGCTGACGAGGACTACCTGTACTACGTCGTCGTCGACCCCGAGACCGGAGAGCACGGCTTCTCCCGAACCCTCGAGGAGCACAACGCGAAGGTGCGCGAGGCGCGCCAGCGGCGCGCCGAATAG
- a CDS encoding sulfite exporter TauE/SafE family protein: MEAPVGAAVVISAGALALAQAELGWLEEHFVRLIDADRVGLPFAALALAVAVGIGMVHALAPGHGKAVIAAYLVGSRGRPRDALTLGGVVAAMHTGSVLVLGLSLYLFTRAAAGADRLAPVLSLLAGLLIVAVGAGLVHRQVRLHRCAHVRTSGERAPHHHDHDHGHDLPEEVSPLSRRGLVLLGVSGGLLPSPSAFLVLATALFVGRAAFGLLLVAAFSVGLAASLTAIGLATLRGRDLLARRAVRNPRLARVTGVLPLVSAVAVLAGGLWVTTLAALRL, from the coding sequence GTGGAGGCGCCGGTCGGGGCAGCGGTCGTGATCAGCGCTGGTGCGCTCGCGCTGGCCCAGGCGGAGCTCGGCTGGCTGGAGGAGCACTTCGTCCGGCTCATCGACGCCGACCGCGTCGGCCTGCCGTTCGCCGCGCTCGCGCTCGCGGTGGCGGTCGGCATCGGCATGGTGCACGCGCTCGCGCCGGGCCACGGCAAGGCCGTCATCGCCGCCTACCTCGTCGGATCACGCGGGCGCCCGCGAGACGCGCTCACGCTCGGCGGGGTCGTCGCGGCGATGCACACGGGCTCGGTGCTCGTGCTCGGCCTTTCGCTGTACCTGTTCACCCGGGCGGCCGCCGGGGCGGACCGGCTCGCGCCCGTTCTGAGCCTGCTGGCGGGCCTGCTCATCGTCGCGGTCGGCGCGGGCCTCGTGCACCGCCAGGTGCGCCTGCACCGGTGCGCACACGTCCGCACGTCCGGGGAACGCGCGCCACACCACCACGACCACGACCACGGCCACGACCTGCCCGAGGAGGTGTCGCCGCTGTCCCGGCGCGGCCTCGTGCTCCTCGGCGTGTCGGGGGGCCTGCTGCCGTCACCGTCGGCGTTCCTCGTCCTGGCCACCGCCCTGTTCGTGGGCCGGGCCGCGTTCGGCCTGCTGCTCGTCGCGGCCTTCAGCGTCGGCCTGGCGGCGTCGCTGACGGCGATCGGGCTCGCGACGCTGCGCGGGCGCGACCTGCTCGCCCGCCGAGCCGTCCGCAACCCGCGCCTCGCCCGCGTCACGGGCGTCCTGCCGCTCGTGTCGGCCGTCGCCGTGCTCGCCGGGGGGCTGTGGGTGACCACCCTCGCGGCCCTGCGCCTGTAG
- a CDS encoding dodecin family protein: MAVARVTEITSTSPTSFEDAIQKGLERATQTLRNIEGAWVKEMEVRMRDNEITDYKVNLKVTFVLEDPS, translated from the coding sequence ATGGCTGTCGCCCGTGTGACGGAGATCACGAGCACCTCGCCGACGAGCTTCGAGGATGCGATCCAGAAGGGCCTCGAGCGGGCCACCCAGACGCTGCGCAACATCGAGGGCGCATGGGTGAAGGAGATGGAGGTCCGGATGCGGGACAACGAGATCACCGACTACAAGGTGAACCTCAAGGTCACGTTCGTGCTCGAGGATCCCTCGTAG
- a CDS encoding DUF948 domain-containing protein — MRSRGVLASVVVVLVVAAGFVAAGILLDASFFGVAAIIAAVAFGGSMVGLMALLLTLVGTVRELTRSVEQVTAQTVPLLSGVNETVAGVNTELARVDTIVASVQHISATGESIAEVVHAAIANPLIKALAFASGTSVALRTARRAKKAS; from the coding sequence ATGAGGTCTCGTGGCGTCCTGGCGTCCGTCGTCGTGGTGCTCGTCGTGGCCGCGGGGTTCGTGGCGGCCGGCATCCTGCTCGACGCGAGCTTCTTCGGCGTCGCGGCGATCATCGCCGCCGTCGCCTTCGGCGGGTCCATGGTCGGGCTCATGGCGCTGCTGCTGACCCTCGTCGGCACCGTGCGCGAGCTCACCCGCAGCGTCGAGCAGGTCACCGCGCAGACCGTGCCGCTGCTGAGCGGCGTGAACGAGACCGTCGCGGGGGTCAACACCGAGCTGGCCCGCGTCGACACCATCGTCGCGAGTGTCCAGCACATCTCGGCCACCGGTGAGAGCATCGCCGAAGTCGTGCACGCGGCGATCGCCAACCCGCTCATCAAGGCGCTCGCGTTCGCGTCGGGCACGAGCGTCGCGCTGCGCACGGCCCGCCGGGCGAAGAAGGCGTCGTAG
- a CDS encoding DUF4388 domain-containing protein, with the protein MSDTKAERLAAALNDFLQTSPDVEAAAVVSFDGLAMVSALPEGMEEDRVGAMSAALLSLGEQAAVGLGRGEMRQLFVEGEFGFVFLMSARDQAVLAAVTGRSAKIGFMIYEMRRSAEVIGTILAQPVEQAAQRRSPGRRRVRALGRVGSGRDMLEGRLNEFRLPDVFRLLALTGKTGVLRVAVSHGEGQVHFDEGAVCFAVSDVGRLQLGARLLDRGVINPAGLDRVLAAQRSGDLASLAGELTGDRAGAEETLREVVREQIADAVFTLMRVEDGGFAFDSAPATAPGLVTVVVDELIAESTRRLDEWERIARLLPPPGSVVALTTDLRAGTVALDAAQWRLVAMVEGGRSAADLAELTGQGEFRTAQIVAGLVDAGLLTVRSGTESWSPARARHEALRRLDEGEARTPTPEPSGIVHPSPADVGAAEPAAMPAERLIEPVGLLDDEATRLPVPVPVELATRDPVGPPDRHEAPDPDPLAFFMAQDPTEEPLSPAEPVGLPGEETLEPVPSPADEATPEGFTGEPPTGPAAGEEPAGAVGGPAGPAAPFPGDDPARERLTTLRQRLQHAGFAAEPPVVTAASAAQRSEAAPVAVPEPRPLAAARDVDRASMARELAALGLDDPVEAPPAPRAPDGAAAARRLTRDQDVSKGLLLRLIDGVKGV; encoded by the coding sequence ATGAGCGACACGAAGGCCGAGCGGCTCGCCGCGGCGCTGAACGACTTCCTCCAGACGTCACCCGACGTCGAGGCCGCCGCGGTGGTGAGCTTCGACGGCCTCGCGATGGTCTCCGCGCTGCCGGAGGGCATGGAGGAGGACCGGGTGGGCGCGATGTCGGCGGCGCTGCTCTCCCTCGGCGAGCAGGCGGCTGTCGGGCTCGGGCGAGGCGAGATGCGCCAGCTGTTCGTGGAGGGGGAGTTCGGGTTCGTCTTCCTCATGTCCGCCCGTGACCAGGCGGTCCTGGCAGCGGTGACCGGCCGGTCCGCCAAGATCGGCTTCATGATCTACGAGATGCGCCGGTCGGCGGAGGTCATCGGCACGATCCTCGCCCAGCCGGTCGAGCAGGCCGCCCAACGGCGCAGCCCCGGTCGACGCCGGGTTCGCGCCCTGGGTCGAGTAGGAAGCGGGCGCGACATGCTCGAAGGCCGGTTGAACGAGTTCCGCCTCCCCGACGTCTTCCGTCTGCTCGCCCTCACCGGCAAGACCGGCGTCCTCCGCGTCGCCGTCAGCCACGGCGAGGGACAGGTGCACTTCGACGAGGGCGCGGTGTGCTTCGCGGTGTCCGACGTCGGGCGGCTGCAGCTCGGCGCGCGCCTGCTCGACCGCGGCGTCATCAACCCGGCGGGCCTCGACCGTGTGCTCGCCGCGCAGCGCAGCGGCGACCTCGCGTCGCTCGCGGGAGAGCTGACAGGTGACCGCGCCGGCGCCGAGGAGACCCTCCGGGAGGTCGTGCGCGAGCAGATCGCCGACGCGGTCTTCACGCTCATGCGCGTCGAGGACGGCGGTTTCGCCTTCGACTCGGCGCCGGCCACCGCTCCGGGTCTCGTGACCGTGGTGGTCGACGAGCTCATCGCCGAGAGCACCCGGCGCCTCGACGAGTGGGAGCGTATCGCCCGACTCCTGCCCCCGCCGGGTTCCGTCGTCGCACTCACCACCGACCTGCGCGCCGGGACGGTCGCCCTCGACGCCGCGCAGTGGCGCCTCGTCGCGATGGTGGAGGGCGGCCGCTCCGCCGCGGACCTCGCGGAGCTGACCGGGCAGGGAGAGTTCAGGACCGCCCAGATCGTCGCGGGCCTGGTCGACGCCGGCCTGCTGACGGTCCGCTCCGGCACGGAGTCGTGGTCCCCGGCCCGCGCCCGTCACGAGGCGCTGCGGCGCCTCGACGAGGGCGAGGCGCGCACCCCCACGCCGGAGCCCTCCGGCATCGTCCACCCGTCGCCCGCCGATGTCGGGGCTGCCGAGCCGGCGGCCATGCCGGCGGAGCGGCTCATCGAGCCGGTCGGCCTGCTCGATGACGAGGCGACCCGGCTGCCGGTGCCGGTCCCCGTGGAGCTGGCGACGCGGGACCCGGTGGGTCCCCCGGACCGCCACGAGGCTCCTGACCCTGACCCGCTGGCCTTCTTCATGGCGCAGGACCCGACCGAGGAGCCGTTGAGCCCCGCCGAGCCGGTGGGCCTGCCCGGGGAGGAGACGCTCGAGCCGGTGCCCTCCCCGGCGGACGAGGCGACCCCGGAGGGCTTCACCGGCGAGCCGCCCACCGGGCCGGCGGCTGGTGAGGAGCCCGCCGGGGCCGTCGGCGGACCGGCGGGGCCCGCCGCCCCGTTCCCGGGCGACGACCCCGCCCGCGAGCGCCTCACGACGCTGCGCCAGCGGCTGCAGCACGCCGGGTTCGCGGCGGAGCCCCCGGTCGTCACGGCGGCCTCCGCAGCGCAGCGCTCCGAGGCGGCCCCAGTGGCGGTGCCCGAACCGCGACCCCTCGCCGCAGCCCGCGACGTCGACCGGGCGTCCATGGCGCGCGAGCTGGCCGCCCTTGGCCTCGACGACCCCGTCGAGGCGCCTCCCGCCCCCCGCGCTCCTGACGGCGCCGCGGCCGCGCGCCGCCTCACCAGGGACCAGGATGTGAGCAAGGGGCTGCTGCTCCGGCTCATCGACGGCGTCAAGGGGGTGTGA
- a CDS encoding glycosyltransferase has protein sequence MRPAESLPAPAAAPVGQRFTQRTVTTPSIAVVIPVHRGGPAFARCLDAVARMRPRPAEVVVVVDGTDHGEGDLARAKGVRVVRTPHRCGPAVARNLGAAATASDVVFFLDADVLARPTVIAEAASYLAARPDVQAVIGSYDDAPPETNFASQYKNLLNHFMHQRARVRGHTFWGACGLVRRDAFDALGGFLESYDRPCIEDIEFGYRLRAAGGSIHVVKTLQVTHMKRWGWRSLLRADVFFRALPWSELILLTRHMQNDLNVDVAARVKVALTGAATAMATAALVTASAAAAGWAVALCLAALALDWPLWRFLAERRDAWFAVRTMPWHAFYHFYSGAAFAVAAVRHLATTPRRWRARRLGEPLRGHTNVRLPRTAPPGQPDARPTRDPRART, from the coding sequence GTGCGTCCTGCCGAGAGCTTGCCGGCGCCCGCCGCGGCGCCCGTCGGGCAGCGGTTCACGCAGCGGACGGTGACGACGCCGAGCATCGCCGTCGTGATCCCGGTGCACCGCGGGGGGCCCGCCTTCGCCCGCTGTCTGGACGCGGTGGCGCGCATGCGCCCCCGCCCCGCGGAGGTGGTCGTCGTCGTCGACGGCACCGACCACGGTGAAGGGGACCTCGCCCGGGCGAAGGGTGTGCGGGTGGTGCGCACACCGCACCGGTGCGGGCCGGCCGTGGCCCGCAACCTCGGCGCGGCCGCGACGGCCAGCGATGTGGTGTTCTTCCTCGACGCCGACGTGCTCGCACGGCCCACGGTCATCGCCGAGGCGGCGAGCTACCTCGCGGCGCGCCCTGACGTCCAGGCGGTCATCGGCTCGTACGACGACGCTCCCCCCGAGACGAACTTCGCCTCGCAGTACAAGAACCTCCTCAACCACTTCATGCACCAGCGCGCCCGCGTGCGGGGGCACACGTTCTGGGGCGCGTGCGGTCTCGTGCGGCGCGACGCCTTCGACGCGCTCGGCGGCTTCCTCGAGTCCTACGACCGGCCCTGCATCGAGGACATCGAGTTCGGCTACCGCCTGCGCGCGGCCGGGGGAAGCATCCACGTCGTCAAGACGCTCCAGGTGACGCACATGAAGCGCTGGGGGTGGCGGTCGCTGCTCCGCGCCGACGTCTTCTTCCGCGCGCTGCCCTGGAGCGAGCTCATCCTGCTGACCCGCCACATGCAGAACGATCTCAACGTCGATGTGGCCGCCCGCGTGAAGGTGGCGCTGACCGGAGCGGCCACGGCCATGGCGACCGCAGCGCTCGTCACCGCGTCGGCGGCGGCCGCCGGCTGGGCCGTCGCTCTCTGCCTCGCCGCCCTAGCCCTCGACTGGCCTCTGTGGCGGTTCCTCGCCGAGCGGCGGGATGCCTGGTTCGCGGTGCGGACCATGCCGTGGCATGCCTTCTACCACTTCTACAGCGGTGCGGCGTTCGCGGTGGCGGCGGTCCGCCACCTGGCGACGACACCGCGCCGGTGGCGGGCCCGACGCCTGGGAGAACCGCTCCGCGGGCACACGAACGTGCGGTTGCCCCGAACCGCACCGCCGGGGCAACCAGACGCCCGTCCTACGAGGGATCCTCGAGCACGAACGTGA